Part of the Luteolibacter rhizosphaerae genome, TCCGGCTTAAAGCGGAAGACGCCCGTGGAGAACTCGTGCTGCTGGCCGCCCACCGTGCCCTTGAAGCCGGAGTAGCCGATCGTGGCGTAGATCCAGTTGTCGTGGCCATAACGGAGGTTCGACACGCCGGCATGGGTGTCGCCCATGTTGAAGCCGCTGAAGAGCACTTCGCGCACGTCAGCCTTGTCGTCGCCGTTGGTATCTTTCAGGAACAGCATCTCGCTGCCATTGGTGCAGATCACGCCGCCGTTGGCGAAGACCAGCGAGGTCGGGATCGAAAGCTTGTCCGCGAAGGTGGTGAACTTGTCGGCCTGGCCGTCCTTGTTCGTGTCCTCCGCGACGATGATCTTGTCGTTGCCCAGATTACCCGCGTGCAGGTTGTTCGGGTAGTCCACGGTCTGGATAATGAAGGCGCGGCCCTTGTGGTCCCAGTTCACGAAGATCGGGTTCACGATGTCCGGCTCGGCGGCGAAGAGCGAGAGCTCGAAGCCCACCGGTACCTGCGCCAGCTTCATCGACTCTTCCGGGGAGATCGGCTTCTGCGCCTTGGTGATCAGCTCGCGCTTCAGGTAGCCCGGCAGCTCCACCTTTTCCTCCTCCAGCTTCGGCAGCTTCAGGTTCTGCAGCAGCTTGTATTTCTCCGGCCCCACGCCCCAGAAGATCGCGTTGCGGATGAACTCGTTGAACTCCGGCAGATCCCACACCCGGTGGTCGTGTCCGGCGGCGGTGTAGAAGACGCGGCCCTTGCCCTGCTCGCGCACCCAGCTCCAAGGTTCCTGATCGCGCTTCTCCAGGATCACGCGGTCGTCACCGTGGTTGTCATGCACGTAGGTTTCGTCCCATGCCTCGAAGCCTTTGTAGCCGCGCATGATCGGGTGGCTCCGGTTCACGTTGGTCACGCGGAAGACCCCGCCTTGGTGCTCCTTGAAGCGGCCGCCCACCAGCTTGATGAATTCCGGCGAACCGCCGTAGCAGGCGGAGGCGCAGTGGATCGGCAGGAAGGCACCGCCGTTGTTCACGTAATCGGTCAGGGACTTGAGCTGATCCGCGGGCATGGGGCCGTTCTGCTCCCAGTTCGCGTACATCAGCACCGCATCGTACTTCGCCAGGGTCTCCGGGTTGAAGGTTTCAGCCGGATCCTCCATGTAGGTGAAGTCGATCCCCTCGACGCCGAGGTGCTTCTTGATGGCACGGTAGCGGGTGACCGGATCGTGGTGGGGGCCGTTCTTGGTGGGGGCACCGAAGAACAGGACTTCAAGCCGCCGGGCTTCCGGTTTCGGCATGATCAATGGCTTGGCTAGCAGCGCCCCGAGGGCGAGTAGCGGCAGCAGCAGGGATAAGCGGAGCGCTTGCATGAATTTGGAGCTTGGACGATTGGGTTGGGGCTTTCAACCTGCCGTATCGTCACGTGCTTTCAAGCTGACGCGGAATAGAGAAGATCGCTTGTAGGATTGCGGGAAACACTTGTATGTTTCCGCCAGTGGACACTCCGCAGCACCTCCGCAAATGGATGGAAGAACTGCCTCCCGGGCAATTCCGCCACCTCTTCGATCACCTCCCCGGCACCCTCTTCTTCGCCAAGGACCGCGACGGGCGCCTGGTGGCAGGAAACCCCGCTTTCGTGAAACGCTGCGGCTACCAGCGGGAGGACCAGATCGTCGGCCTCACCGACAAGCAGATCTTTCCCCCGCGGATGGCGGACAAGTTCCACCGCGACGACGAAAGGATCTTCACCACCCGCCAGCCGCTGCTCGGGCTGATCGAGCTGTTTCCGAATGCGCAGGGGCGCCCGGAGTGGTTCATCACCGACAAGCTCCCGCTCTTCGACAAGCACGGGAATGTTTGCGGGCTCTGCGGCACCGTGCGCTCCTATGAGGAACAGCGCGCCGCGATCCAGCCCTACCTCGAACTCGCCGAGGTGGCGGAGCACCTGAAGGCGAACTTCCGCGAGCGCCTCGAAGTCTCCGAGCTCGCTGAGATCGCGGGTCTGTCCGTGCGCCAGTTCGAGCGCAAGTTCCGCAAGACCTTCCAGACCACCCCGCGCAGCTACTTGATGCGCATGCGCGTGATCAAAGCCTGTGAACTACTTGCCGGCACCAACCTGCCGATCACCGAGGTGGCCTTGGAATCGGGCTTCTACGATCACAGCGATTTCTCCCGCCAGTTCCGCAAGCACATGGGCCAGGCGCCCACCGCCTACCGTCGCGAGAAGAGGACCGGCGGGAAGCGGTAGGAGACGCAGGAGTCACGACATGAGTCCCAAGCTTCACTATCTTCTGAAGTGCATCGTTGTGGTCCTGATTCTCGTTGTCGGTTGGAAGGGTCTGTTTGCCGTCGACGGTTCTGCCTGTCCGCCAGCGCACCTAAAAACTTTGGCCGAGTTCGAGACGTGGTTGGGTGAGAGGAAAACCGATAGGGGGACCTTCGATCACGAGGGGACTCGCTACACGATCCTGATGGGGAAACCCGCGAGGGCGCTGGCCTCCGGCCCTGCTGCTTATATCTTCGATCCGTCTGATGATCTTGTCGATTGGACCCCGGACATGGGCGACTTCCGCACAGTGAAGCATGGCGTCGATCTCAGCAGTCGGAATGTGAAATTCATGGATCCGGTTGGCCCTTAGCGGTAGGGCGACGATGCATCCCGGGAATACCATTGGCGTCCCGCGGCTCTCTTGTCTTAAATGGCTGTGATGAAATTCTCGATCTTGATGGCGGCGGGCATTCCGCTGGTATCCCCGTTGATGGCAGCAGGGGTGAAATCCGGACACGCGGAGGCGGAGCTGCTCGTCAATACGGCAGGCTACAAGCCGGGCCAGCCGCTGACCCTCGGCATCCAACTGAAGGTGGAGCAGGGCTGGCACAGCTATTGGGTGAACCCGGGCGTGGGCGGCATGCCGCTCAAGGTCACTTGGACATTGCCGGAAGGGTGGCAGGCTGAAGAGCTGCGCCAGCCGATCCCGAAGCGCTTCATGACCGGCGATCTCCCGGGCTTCGGCTACGAGGGCACGGCGCTTTTCCTGGCGAATGTGACGCCGCCTGCCTCCGCGCAAGGCGAGGTGGAGCTGAAGGCGAAGGTGTCCTGGCTGACCTGCAACGACAGCGCCTGCGTTCCGGGCGATGCCGAGCTTTCCGTGAAACTTCCGGTGGGGGAGGGCAAGCCGGGTGGCGATGTCGCGGCGATCTTCCAAGCCGAGAAGAAAGTGCCGGTGAAAATGGAAGGCGCCGAACTGATCGTGGAGGAAGCGGGCGACACACTGACCCTGCGGGTCATCGCCCCGAATACCTTCAATCTGCAGGGTAGCACCGTGTTCCCGGCCACGCCGGAGGTGGTGGACCCCGCCGCGCCGATTGTCTTCAAGCGCGCGAAGACCGAGTGGATCGCCACGGTCAAAAAGAATGAATATGCGGAGGGGTCTCCGGCTCTACTCGATATCGTGCTCTTCGGCGGCATGCTGGAGAAGCCGTACATCGTGTCGTGGCAGGCGAAAAAGTGACCGGATTTCCGTTGGACAAACCGCATCACCTCTCGACGGTCATCGACGACCAGTAATCCCCACCCATCAAAGAAACATGAAGCAAAACACATTCCTCGGTGCCGTGATCGGTGCCATGATTTGCAGCGCCACCGCTTGGGCCGCCGAGCCGGGCGATGCGGCTCCCGCATTCACGGTGAAGAACGTGAAGGGTGAAGAAGTGACCCTCGCCAAGCAAAAGGGCAAGGTCGTCGTGCTCGAGTGGGTGAACTACGAGTGCCCCTTCGTGAAGAAGCACTACGGCAGCGGCAACCTGCCGAAGCTTCAGGAAAAGTACACCGGCAAGGACGTCGTCTGGATCACCGTGGCCTCGGGTGCGGAGGGCGAGCAGGGCTACCTGCCCGCCGGTGAACTCGCCGCCCGCTCCGAAAAGGAAGGCAACAAGGCCAGCGAGATCGTGCTGGATACCGATGGCAAGGTGGGCAAGGCCTATGGTGCCAAGACCACTCCGCAACTCATCGTGATCGATAAGGAAGGCAAGGTCGCCTACAACGGCGCGATCGACTCCAAGGCTACCACCGAAGCCGCCGATATCGCCTCCGCCGATAGCTACATCTCCGCCGCGCTCGACTCCGTGCTCGCCGGCAAGACCGTGGACAAGGCCAAGACCCAGCCCTACGGCTGCGGCGTGAAGTACGCGAAGTAAGTTTTTCTTCGCGAACGAACGATCGATTTGAACAAAAGCCCCGGGAGCAATCCCGGGGTTTTTCGTTTTCTTCGCCCCGTTGGCGATCGTGATTCACAATCCCGTCCGCGTCATCCGCGGTTTCACCTCACTCTGCCGGAAATGGATCCGCCTCCAAGCGCGTGCGGATCTCCTCGATCGGTACGACCGGGCGGGGAGGGGGATCGGCACGGCGCAGCACGACCAGACCGAGCGCGGTGAGCAGGGTAAGCACGATCAAGGTGCCGACCGCCCAGCGCGGGCTGGTGGGCACCGTGGAAAACATGCGCCTCACCCGCGCTTCCAGGCCGCTTTGGTGCGCCATCGCCAGTGCTGTAGCCGGTGAAGGTCTCGCGGCAGCGAGATCGCAGAGCACGTTCGCATAGCGGTTCGCAGGCATGCCCTCGGCTAGCAGGGCCTCGTCGCAGGCGAATTCGCATTGCTCGCCCAGACGCCCGGCCATCCACCAGACGAGTGGATTGAACCAATGAAGCGTGCAGGCGGCGGAAGCGATCGCGCGGAGCAGCGGATCGCGGCGCTGATGGTGCTTCATCTCGTGCGCCAGCACCGCCTCCTGCGTTTCCGTGCTCCACGAGTGCCAGTCTTCCGGCACGAAGATCACCGGCTTGAAGATCCCGGCCGCTACCGGGCCCGGATGCTCCTTGAGCAAGCGCACGTCCGCGATCAGTTCGCCCGCCTCACGCACGCCGATACGCTCGGAGTTCCGGCGCCAGCGGTTCAGCACGACGAGAGCGGCGAGCAGTCGCAGAGAAGCCAGCGCCACTCCGATTCCCCAAGCCCATGGCAGCCACTTCCACAGAGTCTGGGGGACCGCCATCCCGCTTTCGGGGGCATGCGGGAAGATCTGCCACTTCGGCAGGAAGAACAGCAGCGGGAAGACCAGCAGGAGGGCCAGCGCCAGGAAGGTCAGCCACGGATCCTTTGCCTGATCGCGCCGACCCGCCCACCACACGGCGGCGGCGGCTATCAGGGAAAAGGCGATGGCGGGCAAGAGCATGGCTTCCGGCGTCTCAGTCTTGGTTCTCGTCGATCAGCTTGCGGATCTTCTCGATCTCGTCCGTGCTGAGTTGTTGGTCCTTCGGATCGAGCAGGGCCGCAACCAGCTTCTCCGGCTTGCCTTCGAAGAAGGTGGAGAGGAGCTGCTTCAGTGCGGAGCGCTTGGCCTTCTTCTCCGAAACCGCGGGACGATAAACATAGCGGCGCGAGTCCTTGCGGAACTCCACCAGACCCTTCTCGGTCATGGTCGCCAGCAGGGCGCGCACGGCCGAGTAAGTGGGCGGATCGGTCATCGCATCCATCACCTCCTGGGCCGTTGCTTCGCCCATGCGGTAAAGAATATCCATGACCTGCCGCTCCCTTCGTGCCAGTGCTTCCGCGTTGCTCATGCAGGGGACTACAGCACCCTGCTGGAAAAGCTGCAATTCAAATGTTGAAAAAATAGCATTTGGTGTTGACGTCGGCTGGTTTTAAATGCTGTTTTTGCAGCACCATGAAATTCCTCATGAACTCGAAGGGTCTTTGGTTTCGCGCCGGACGGAACATCTCAGTAGCCCTGCTCGCCGCCTTCTGGCTGACGGGATGTGCCTCGAATGTGAGTCCAGGGTCAGGAGATGTCGGCGAGGCCCGGGGCGCCTACATCACGGCCCCGCCCGGCAGCCCGGCCAAGCCTGCGGCATCCCCCGAACGGGCCCGTCAGAAGGCGGCCGAGGAACGCCCCGGCTTGGCAACGGGGAAGGGCGAGCAAATCGAATCCCCATGGAACCGTCAGTCCTTCGTGCGGGCCTCCGCCACCAAACCGGCGGGCATGGGCGCGATCTACTACAACAACCGCGAAGGCATCGCGGCGATGACCGGCTACAAGGAGAAGGTCGACGGCATGCAACGCGCGGCCGGAGACATGATCGAGTGGGGGGTGAAGGGCGGCTTCGGTTATTTGCCCAGCTATCAGACTTATGGGCCCTCCCGTCGCTTCGTGGTGGGCAGCCGGGACTCGAATTACTCGATCGTCCTGAAGAACCGCTGCAAGAGTCGTCTGGAGGTCGTGCTTAGCGTGGACGGCTTGGACGTGATTGATGGCAATCCTGCCGGCTTCTCGAAGCGTGGCTATGTGATCGGCTCCGGCGAGACGCTGGAGGTCAAGGGCTGGCGCACCAGCCCGGAAACCGTGGCACGTTTCAATTTCTCCACGGTATCCGGTTCGCATGCGAACCTCACGCATGGCGATCACCGCAATGTCGGTGTCATCGGCCTCGCGGTCTTTACCGAGGAGGGAGTGGACCCCTGGACTTGGATGCCGCGCGAGGTGGACCAGCGGATCAACGCGGATCCCTTCGCTAGAAAACTCTAAGCTGCAGCGCCGGTGCAAGTCGTCCTTCGTTGGAGCCTCCCCGGCTGGATCGGAATGGGCGCGCTCTCCCTTATGGTGGGCGCGTGCAACACCTCACCGCGCTTTGAAAAGCCGGCCGAAGGGTTATCACCCGCTCCGATGTTTGCCGTTTGGCTCCGCAGCGATGGCATGCGTCTGGTGAAAGATCGGAAGGCACCGAGTCTGAGGTTCGCCATCTGGGAAGACGGTCGCGTGATCCGTGCCGACGATCCGAGGACATGGGGTTCTCCCTTACGCGAGGGCAGGCTATCACCCGAGCAAGTCACGGAGCTCAAGGCCCGCATGGCGGGCTCCGGTGTCTTCGCTTTGAAGCGCACCAATGCGGCCGTGCCGGATGCCCCGCTCCACGCGATGGTGGTCAACCTGGAGGGTCAGAGGCAGATCCTTCATTGGGACGAGCGTGAGATACCCAACTACGGGATCAACATCTCGCCGAATGCGGACGACTTGGCGTTCATGCGCTGCTGGAAGGCTCTCAACCGCGCCGGGACGGCCGTGAAGCCGCAAGGCCTCAAGCGGGCGGGGGACTCCTTCGTGTTCGAGCCTCGCTCATGGATGCCCCGGGGATCTTGAAAGAGTCCGGCGGGTGAGGGCGTAGAAAGAAGAAGAGCGTGAGCCGTCATCCCCCCCGGAATTTCGACTCACGCTCTTTCTGGTTTTGAGCTGATCCTCCCGGCTGTCGTGCCGACTGAAGTCCCCCCGGAATTCAGGCTCGAACAATGTGACAGGCCGCTTGGGTCGGCTTCCCGCATGCCTGCGTTGGCAAGCCTGCGGTTTCGGCAGGATGCCCGCCAAACCTGCTTTGGCTAGGAAGAAATCGGCTGAATCGCGCAAAACTTATGCGCATTTATTCCCAATTCGGCCCCATCAGCCGCTTGAAGCGGCTTATTGTGCATCCTTTTTCCCGATCAGGTCTTCAATGCTGTGCTGTAGCCGCTCCAAAAGTGCTTCATCCGCCACTTTCTTCCCGTCCGCGGTGGTGACGTAGAAGGTGTCCATCGCGGCTCCTTTTTCCGTCGAGATCCGTGCATTCGCCGTATTGAGACCGTAGGTGTTGATCGCGTGGAAAAGATCGTGCAGCAGGCCGATGCGGTCCACGGCCTGGATTTCGATCGCGGTGCAGGCCGGGTGCAGGTCGTTCGAGACATACGCGCGGACCGGGAAGGCCATGCCGTGATCGTCCTTCGGCCGCAGCAGGTTCGGCTTCCGGCGGAAGTAGCGTGCGTGCTCGTACTTCTCCAGCAGGCCTACCTCCCGCAGCGTGGAGGACAGGCGCTTGCGCAGGCCGAGGTCCGATACCGGCTCGAAGTTCGTCGTGCAGACGCGGAAGATATCCAGCACCACGGCATCGCTGCGGGTGAAGAAGTCGGCGGAGAGAATGTTCAGCTCCTCCGAGGCGAGCGCGCAGCAGATCTTCTCTAACAGGAGCGGCCGGTCGTGGGTCGCGATTACGAGTTCCGTGTAGCCCTTCTCGGGCATGTCGAGCCATTGCAGGGAGCAGTCGAAGACGTCTTCGTCCTTCTTCGGTTCCAGCTTGAGCACGGCCTTCACGTGGGCCGCCACGGAGGCCGCCTCGCGGAAACGGAAGTAGGAGTCCGGCATCCGCTTGAAGTGGTCATCCACCGCGGGCGCATCCTCGTCCTTGAGCAGATCCTTCACCTGCTGCTTCAGCTCCTTCTTCTCGCCGCGGATGGAAGCGGCATAGCGCTCGCGCCCTTCCTTCAGGAACACCCGCGTGCTGGAGTGAAGCTGCAGCATCAGAGTCTCCTTCCAGCTCGACCAAGTCTCGGTGTTGGTGCCGTTCGAGTCCGCGTAGCTGAAGAGCAGCAGCAGATCGAGCCGCTCCTTGGTCTTCACGATCCGCGCGAACTCGGCGACCACATCCGGGTCCTCGATGTTCCGCGTGGTAGCGTAGCGCCAGAAGCTCAGGTGGTGATCCACCAGGAACATGATCAGCGCCCGCCGCGGGCCATGGACCTGCAGACGGTTGCAAAGCCGCGAGGCGAGCATGGCCGAGCCATCGGTGTGCTCTCGCACGTTCTCCGCCCGGCCGGTGTCGTGCAAGATCAGGGCGAGATAGAGCGCGTAGGGGTCCTCCGCCTCGTGGAAGAGCCGGCGGTAGACTTCCTTCCGCGGTTCGTCGGTGCCGACCAGAGCGTCGAGCTCCTCGATGCAGCGCAGGGTGTGTTCGTCAGCAGTATAGCGGTGGAAGAACTCGTGCTGCACCAGGCAATCCAGCGCGCCGAATTCCGGCAAATAGCGGCCCAGGAACCCCACCCGGTGCATCTGGCGCAGCGTGCGCGAGACATCCCCCTTGCGCTCCAGGATGGCTTGGAATGTCTCGCGATTCGTCTTCGAGTAGCGGAAGGGCCGGTCTACATCCTCGCGGTGCGCCTTGATCAGGCGCCGCATCGGCGGGCTCAGGCGCAGGTTCCGCAACTGCGTGTGCTGGAAGAGCCGCATCAGGCGATGCGGGTCCTCGGTGAAGATCTCGTTGCTCTGCGGATAGATCCGGCCGTCGCGGGCGATGAAGCCGTCGAACTCCTCGCGCTTCTTCCGACCCAGCGTGAGGAAAGACTTCAGGCCGGTATCCGCCTGCTCCTGCTGCTCGATCTCGAAGGTTTCCATCAGCGAGCCGGTGTGCTGGTAGAGGCTCCGCGTGTGGCGGTAGTAGTCCCGCATGAACTCCTCCGTGCGGCGCAGGATGCTGCGCTGCGGATAGTGGAAGTTCGTCGCCACCACTCCTTGGAGCCGGAGCGTCAGTTGGTCGTTCGCACGACCCGTCTCGTAGTGCAGCTCGTTGCGCACCCGCATCAGGAAATCGTAAGCGGCATCGATGCGACGCAGCGCGGTGGCCGTGAGCAGCTTGTCATCCACCAGCTCGCGCAGGTCCGTGGTCCCCCGCTTCACCCGGGTCACCCAGCGGATATTGTGGTAATCCCGCATCCCACCGCAGCCTTCCTTCACGTTCGGCTCCTGCAGGAAGACGGTCTTGGAGAATTTCTTGTGACGCGTGCGAAGATCCTGGCGCCGCAGTTCGAAGAAGGCCTCTTGCCCCTTCTGCACGCACTCCTTCTCGAAGCGGGTCTGAAATTCGGCGAATAGCTTCTTGTCCCCAGCAATCATCCGCGCGTCGATCATCGCCGTTTTGTTCTGCGGATCGGCTTTCGATTGCTCCATGCATTCGGCGATCGAGCGGCACGCATGGCCCACCTTGAAGCCCACATCCCACATCAGGTACAGGATCTCTTGCACCAGTGCGGACAAGTCCTCCGGCAGCTTGTTCGAAGCCCGCGGCAGCAGGAACAGCAGATCGACGTCCGAACCCGGATTCAGGGTCCCGCGGCCGTAACCGCCGATCGCCACCAGCGCCAGCACCGGCGCCTCCTTCCGCTTTGAAAGCGCCAAGTCGAAGAGCGAGCGCAGCACCACATCCAGCAGCTCCGCCCGCGCCCCCGCGATTTCCAGCCCGCCCGCGCCGGCGCGGTGCCGCAGTTTGATCCGGTGTTCCTCGATCTTCAGGAAGCGGCGATACAGGGCGATGCGCTCGGCGGGCGAGAGATGACCTTGGACGGCAGGCTTGAGCGCCGTCTTCGCATGCGCTTGTAAGGTTTTAAGATGGGTGGACATCCGCTGCGTGCAGGGTGCGCGGATTTTCGCGGGGGTCAAGGCGGGGAACCACGGAGAGCCCTGCCGTGGGGACAAGCTGTGGATAAAATGTGAGCAACTCCGCCGCCCCCTGATCCTCAAATGGGAATAGCCTCACGGCGGGCTCAGCGTCATCCAGTCGATCGGCTCCGCGATTACCGCTGCCCCACCCTCTGATTCCCCTGCCGGAATGAAGCTCCCTGCCCCGCCCGAAACCGGGCTGGAATCCACCTTCAGGCGCATGAAACGCCGCCCACCGCCGGAGTTCAGCCGCACCGAGAGCGTGCTGGCATTATTCGTCACCACCGTGCTCCCGCTGTTTGCCGCGCCTGCCGCCAGCCAAGTCGTCAGGTTGCTGCCGGTTTGGATCTGATAGACCAGTCCGTCCGCCACTGCCTGCGCGTTCTTCGTCAGGGTCCAGGTCAGCCCGTTCGCCGCTGCCGCCGGAGCTGGCAGTACGCTCGGCGCATTCGGATTCAGCCCCAGCATGAATTCGATCACGTTGTCGATCCCGTCCACGTCGTCGTCTCCATCCGGCCCGTTGTCGATGCCGTTGGTCGTGGCCCACTGCTCGTAGTTCGTGGCAGCCGGCAGCGTCTGTAGGAAGTCGTAGCCATCGGTGCCGTTGTCGTTCGTAAAAACCGTGGTGCGCTGCGCCGTGGTCAGTTGGGAGGTCGTTCCCCCGGAACTCATCAGGTTCGGCTGGCCGTTCTGCTGCGTGTGGTCCAAACCGAGATTATGGCCGATCTCATGCGCGATCACGCGGGCAATCACATCCCGCCCGCCCTCGAATGCCGCCAGATTGGCGCCCACGTGCATGGTAATGCCGTTACCATCAATGTAGGCCAGACCGTTCGCGGTGTTGTCGCTCGTCTGCTGGAAGCCCGGAACGATCTCGATGAAGAACATGTTGATCACCAACGCGTTCGAACTCTTCGGCGGGGCCCCGGCGCCGCTGTTGATCGTCCCGAGATGGGCGGTCGGACGAGGGCTCGAGCTGTAGTTGTTTGCCGGATCGCTGAAAGCGAAGTTGTTCACATACTGCGTGAAGGGTAGCCAATCGATCCGCACCCCCGCCTGCGCCCAGATCCGGTTGATCTGCTCCTTGATGTAGGTGGACTGTGCCGTATCACCCAGAATCGTCGCCGCTGTCCCGTCGGTTTTGAAAACTTGGATCGGCTGGATCTGCACCCTGCGCGTGATCGTCATCGGGGCGTTCACGATCACCTCTGCAGCGGCAGAGTGAACGAGACCCGCCGCGACCAAGCAGCGGGCGATCAAAAGCGGGAAGGGCATCTTAGAATTCAAGGCCCCGCTACTATTCGGATTTCGGCAATCTTCAAGCCCACAGACCCCGGTCCGGAATTGTGCGTAGCTTGTGAACAACTCCCCGCGAATCCCTGT contains:
- a CDS encoding AraC family transcriptional regulator; translated protein: MFPPVDTPQHLRKWMEELPPGQFRHLFDHLPGTLFFAKDRDGRLVAGNPAFVKRCGYQREDQIVGLTDKQIFPPRMADKFHRDDERIFTTRQPLLGLIELFPNAQGRPEWFITDKLPLFDKHGNVCGLCGTVRSYEEQRAAIQPYLELAEVAEHLKANFRERLEVSELAEIAGLSVRQFERKFRKTFQTTPRSYLMRMRVIKACELLAGTNLPITEVALESGFYDHSDFSRQFRKHMGQAPTAYRREKRTGGKR
- a CDS encoding protein-disulfide reductase DsbD domain-containing protein, with protein sequence MKFSILMAAGIPLVSPLMAAGVKSGHAEAELLVNTAGYKPGQPLTLGIQLKVEQGWHSYWVNPGVGGMPLKVTWTLPEGWQAEELRQPIPKRFMTGDLPGFGYEGTALFLANVTPPASAQGEVELKAKVSWLTCNDSACVPGDAELSVKLPVGEGKPGGDVAAIFQAEKKVPVKMEGAELIVEEAGDTLTLRVIAPNTFNLQGSTVFPATPEVVDPAAPIVFKRAKTEWIATVKKNEYAEGSPALLDIVLFGGMLEKPYIVSWQAKK
- a CDS encoding redoxin family protein — its product is MKQNTFLGAVIGAMICSATAWAAEPGDAAPAFTVKNVKGEEVTLAKQKGKVVVLEWVNYECPFVKKHYGSGNLPKLQEKYTGKDVVWITVASGAEGEQGYLPAGELAARSEKEGNKASEIVLDTDGKVGKAYGAKTTPQLIVIDKEGKVAYNGAIDSKATTEAADIASADSYISAALDSVLAGKTVDKAKTQPYGCGVKYAK
- a CDS encoding M56 family metallopeptidase, coding for MLLPAIAFSLIAAAAVWWAGRRDQAKDPWLTFLALALLLVFPLLFFLPKWQIFPHAPESGMAVPQTLWKWLPWAWGIGVALASLRLLAALVVLNRWRRNSERIGVREAGELIADVRLLKEHPGPVAAGIFKPVIFVPEDWHSWSTETQEAVLAHEMKHHQRRDPLLRAIASAACTLHWFNPLVWWMAGRLGEQCEFACDEALLAEGMPANRYANVLCDLAAARPSPATALAMAHQSGLEARVRRMFSTVPTSPRWAVGTLIVLTLLTALGLVVLRRADPPPRPVVPIEEIRTRLEADPFPAE
- a CDS encoding BlaI/MecI/CopY family transcriptional regulator; protein product: MSNAEALARRERQVMDILYRMGEATAQEVMDAMTDPPTYSAVRALLATMTEKGLVEFRKDSRRYVYRPAVSEKKAKRSALKQLLSTFFEGKPEKLVAALLDPKDQQLSTDEIEKIRKLIDENQD
- the glnD gene encoding [protein-PII] uridylyltransferase, which produces MSTHLKTLQAHAKTALKPAVQGHLSPAERIALYRRFLKIEEHRIKLRHRAGAGGLEIAGARAELLDVVLRSLFDLALSKRKEAPVLALVAIGGYGRGTLNPGSDVDLLFLLPRASNKLPEDLSALVQEILYLMWDVGFKVGHACRSIAECMEQSKADPQNKTAMIDARMIAGDKKLFAEFQTRFEKECVQKGQEAFFELRRQDLRTRHKKFSKTVFLQEPNVKEGCGGMRDYHNIRWVTRVKRGTTDLRELVDDKLLTATALRRIDAAYDFLMRVRNELHYETGRANDQLTLRLQGVVATNFHYPQRSILRRTEEFMRDYYRHTRSLYQHTGSLMETFEIEQQEQADTGLKSFLTLGRKKREEFDGFIARDGRIYPQSNEIFTEDPHRLMRLFQHTQLRNLRLSPPMRRLIKAHREDVDRPFRYSKTNRETFQAILERKGDVSRTLRQMHRVGFLGRYLPEFGALDCLVQHEFFHRYTADEHTLRCIEELDALVGTDEPRKEVYRRLFHEAEDPYALYLALILHDTGRAENVREHTDGSAMLASRLCNRLQVHGPRRALIMFLVDHHLSFWRYATTRNIEDPDVVAEFARIVKTKERLDLLLLFSYADSNGTNTETWSSWKETLMLQLHSSTRVFLKEGRERYAASIRGEKKELKQQVKDLLKDEDAPAVDDHFKRMPDSYFRFREAASVAAHVKAVLKLEPKKDEDVFDCSLQWLDMPEKGYTELVIATHDRPLLLEKICCALASEELNILSADFFTRSDAVVLDIFRVCTTNFEPVSDLGLRKRLSSTLREVGLLEKYEHARYFRRKPNLLRPKDDHGMAFPVRAYVSNDLHPACTAIEIQAVDRIGLLHDLFHAINTYGLNTANARISTEKGAAMDTFYVTTADGKKVADEALLERLQHSIEDLIGKKDAQ
- a CDS encoding reprolysin-like metallopeptidase, which encodes MPFPLLIARCLVAAGLVHSAAAEVIVNAPMTITRRVQIQPIQVFKTDGTAATILGDTAQSTYIKEQINRIWAQAGVRIDWLPFTQYVNNFAFSDPANNYSSSPRPTAHLGTINSGAGAPPKSSNALVINMFFIEIVPGFQQTSDNTANGLAYIDGNGITMHVGANLAAFEGGRDVIARVIAHEIGHNLGLDHTQQNGQPNLMSSGGTTSQLTTAQRTTVFTNDNGTDGYDFLQTLPAATNYEQWATTNGIDNGPDGDDDVDGIDNVIEFMLGLNPNAPSVLPAPAAAANGLTWTLTKNAQAVADGLVYQIQTGSNLTTWLAAGAANSGSTVVTNNASTLSVRLNSGGGRRFMRLKVDSSPVSGGAGSFIPAGESEGGAAVIAEPIDWMTLSPP